The stretch of DNA AGACCTTTTCGCACGTGACAGGCCAATGCCTGATGTTGAAGAAGGAGATGTATTGGGTATCCTAAACGCAGGAGCATACGGTTTTACAATGTCTTCAAACTACAACTCAAGGCCGCTTACCAGTGAAGTGTTGGTCAGCGACGGAGAACCGATCCTTGTGCGCGAAAGGGAAACCTTTGAAGACCTGTACAGAAAACAAACAATACCACCACATTTGAAATAAGTTGATATTATGGTTGATTTAAAAGGATTAAAATTTTCAAAAATGCACGGAATAGGAAATGATTTCCCAATAATAGACGAAAGCAAAGGGGAAGTCATACCTGAAGCGGACAAACCAGAAGCATGCAGAATGCTATGCCACAGAAACTTCGGCGTCGGTGGGGACGGCGTACTTTTCGTCGAACCGTCTGAAGTTGCTGATATCGGATACAGAATGTTCAATCCTGACGGCAGCGAAGCCGAAATGTGCGGAAACGGCATAAGATGCTTTGGAGACTTTGTATATAGAAAAGGCATTCTCAAGCAGGAAAAAATGACTGTAGAAACAAGGGCAGGAATCAAGACAATTGAAATCACTTTGGAAGACGATGAACCTGTACTGTTCAAGGTGGATATGGGTTTGTCAACATTTAAAACTCCTGAAATTCCAATGACTGCAGATGTCGACGAATTCCTCGACGGTGAATTGGAGGTTCTTGACACAACATTCAAACTGACAGCAATCAGCGTCGGAAACCCTCATGCGATAATCTTCGTCGATGATGTTGATGAAGTTGACATCAACAAATACGGTCCGGCCATTGAAGCACATGAAGTTTTCCCTGAAAAGATCAACGTCCACTTCGTGGAAGTCATCTCCAAAAAAGAGGGCAGGATGATTACCTGGGAAAGGGGTGCAGGCGTAACATTGGCCTGCGGTACCGGAGCCACATCAACAGCCATTTCCGGCTACAAGCTAGGCCTGTTTGACAGTGATATTTTGCTTCACTTGCCTGGCGGAGACTTGAAATTCAACGTTTATGAAAAAGAAGATGCTCTTGGAGCTTTCATGGAAGGCCCTGCAGAGCTTGTTTTCGATGGAGAATTCTAATTCTCCCAATTTTTCTATTTTTTTTTAATGATTCCTTATTTTTCAATTAAGTTTTTAAAAAAAGTTGGAGTCATCGAATTGACAACTCCTCACTACATTATAAAAAATATTTTTAAGCATATGTTGCAGACCATGCATCAGCAATTGTATCATAATCAAGATGGCCAATAACTTTATTTTGTTGATTAAGAGTATCTACAACAATATCTGCACTAATATGGACGTTTTGACCACGGACATCCTCATCAGTATAGAATTTATAATGGAAACCATATTCCTTATTTTCAAAATAAGTGTTCTTATTGTTAAAGGTTATAGTGTCAAAATCCTCAGTAGCCCCATTTTCATAAGTAACTTTCAAATTATTAAGTTTGAATGCATTTACTCCAGAAATTGTTTCTTTAGGGATTATTTTAAAGGCAACTGCTGATACGTAACTTCCACCTCCACTATTAGTGGCACCACCATGCTCTTGTATATATTTGTCTTCAAGTTCTTTGTATTCTTTTTCTGTCAAAACTTTACCAGTTTCCTTGAATATTTTTTCTTGTTGTTCATCAGCATATTGTGTTGCAGCAGATTCTATAGCTCCTCCAAATGGTGTATCTCCATAATGAATTCCAGTTTCAAATATTACTTCACTAACATCAACCAGATCACCGCCTCCACTCATAAGAGCAAAAACACCAATAATCAATAAAATAACGGCTGCAAGAAGTATAAGGATTTTAGGTTCATTTAAGAGGTTATTAAGTAAATTATTCACGGTATTATCAGTATTTGCTGAAACATTTTGTTTGGTATTATTGGATTTATCGGATTCAATAGGATTTCCACATTTGGAGCAGAACATTACTGAATCATCTAATTCTTCACCACATTCTGTACAAAAAATTTTTCCCATTATTTATCACCTACTTATTATTATATTTATTATATTATAAAATAAATAGCAATCGCTACAAAAAACAAACATCAAGCTATACAACCAAAAATAGGGTTTAATTGATTAAATAAGCAAGTAGATGAGGTATTAATTATTTATGGGAGTGTTATCTTCCCAATTTTTTCCTGTATAATCCCACTGCAATGTCAAGCGCCGCAACAATGATTATCATTATAATCCAAATGTTAAATTCTTTCCTTAATATGGCAAACATTATTGCTAATATTATGAGTATGGCTCCTATATAAACTAATTTTTTCCATTCTTCCATTCAAATCACCTAATCATATTTTATAAGCATTAATCAACGTTATGTCTTCAAAAAAGAAGTGTTCGCTAGCGGCAATTTCAGCTATAAAGCCCAGCCTGTCGAGCATTTCCAAGGTTTCGTCGTTGCCCGAAAGTGAAGACTGTATCAGCTGGACAATTCCACCATCATTTAAATGATTTCCCACTTCATTTAAGAATAAGTCAATGACTTTCCTACCGTTTAATCCACCATCGAATGCATAATTTATAGTGTCATCCAAAACTTCGTCATCTTCGGTAGGTAGATATGGAGTATTAAATAAAATTACATCAAACTTTCTGTTTTTCACCGGTTCAAATAAGTTTCCGAATAGGATTTCAATGTTTTCAATGCTGTTCGCCTTGAAGTTTTTCTCGCAAAGCAGACAGGCATCGAAGTTGATGTCAGTTACAGTAATCCTGTCGGTCAGCCTTGATGCATACATCGCAACTATTCCTGATCCGGTTCCTATTTCAAGAACACTCTGGCCTTCCTTGATTTGCAGATTATCGGCCAGCAGATAGCTGTCCTCAGCCGGAACATAAACATTGTCATCGGTATTTATAATAAAATCAGCCATTATACCTACTCCCTTAAAATCTCGTTAATCTCTTTTGACAAAAACAGAATCTCTTCGGGCGTAAGCATGACCACCCTCTTTTTGAGATAGTCTTCCAGCCGCTCATCCTCGATGGAGTTCAGCCTTTTTTTCATTTCCTTCTTGTCAAGGCTGCAGAACACATGCCTGGAATCGATCAGCGCATTTCTTATTTTCTTGTTTCTGTGCTGGAATAGTGCCTTTGTGATTTTGGAGTAAAAATTAAAATCCTCTTCCGGAATACGGGTTTCCTTAGGCTTCAGGCAGACGACAGTGGAATCGACTTCGGGCTTCGGAAGAAAGCTTTCGGCGCTCACATCGGTCAGTTTCAAAACGTCGCATTTAAAATAAAGCATTGCTGAAAGTCTGGAATAGTTTTTGGTACTGACTTCACCGTTCATGCGGTCAGCGAATTCCTTCTGATACATCAAAACGGCCAAGTCAAAATCATAGTCCAGAAATTTGAAAGTTATCGGTGATGAGATTTGATAAGGTAGATTTGACACAATCTTGTTGAACTTCGGAAATTCAACCTTCAGTGCGTCATCGTTTATAAGCTCTACATTATCTATCTTTTCGTCTTTAAGCCTTTGGGCAAGGATGTCTGAAATCCCTCTGTCCTGTTCGATGGCTATTACTTTTTTAGCTCTTTTGGCAATTTCAATTGTCAGTGTTCCTATCCCAGTCCCGATTTCCAAAACAACATCATCCTTATTGATGTTTCCAAAGCCGATAATCTGGTCTCTTTTGTTCTTGTCAATCAGGTAGTTCTGACCAAGATTTTTATTCAGCTTAATCCCATACTGATTTAAAATAGATTTGGTTATTTTAGATAAGGATTGGGAAGTTCCACCAGTCAATTTATCACTTTTATCTAGTATTTTTAGGTCTTCTTGGAGGTTGTGTAAATATGTAGTATTTGTTTTTACCTCTTCTTGGAGTTGTTGTATCCAATTCCTGTTTAACTCTGTTTACAATCATACCTGCAGGGTCGGCCAATGTAGGGAGTCTTTCGGAGATGTCTTCAAATGATTCGAACGGCTTTTCCTCTCTTGCTTTGATGATGTCCCACATATATTTTTTGCCGATTCCTGGAATTAACTCTAGTGAATGAAGTCTTGTGCTTAGCGCTTCTGTCTTGTTGAAGAATTCAACGTATTTGTCTTCGTTTGCTTCAACGATATCGCGAATTGCGTAGTCCAGTTCTATTCTGCTTGTTGCAGTCAAGTTTTCATAATCGAGCTTTCCAAGCACTCTGTATATTTTGTCTCTTTTTCCTCTTCCAATATACACGGTGTCCTGTATTTCCAAATCAACACCGTTTTTAGGAGCTAATTCGAGTAAAGTGAATTGTTCTGTACCAATAGCTTGAGCAATAGGTTTGCCTCCGAATTTAGACATATCAGACTTAACATAGCCTCGGCTTAGATAATCAAGTACAACAGCATATTCTTCCTTTTTTACTGCTGGTTTATTCTCTCTTTTTCTTCTATTATCCATCTTTATCACTCACTATTGTTTTTTTAAAACTTGAATTAGCTATTAATTCAAACTTATAAATAGTTTTATTTTTCAAGTGTAATAAAGATATCTAAAAAAAGCTACACTGGGATAAAAAAATAGTATAAAAAATAATAAAAAAAGTGAATAGTTTTGAAACTATTCTTCAACATCATATTGTTCCAAAAATTCAAGGATCTTTTCCATGTCTTCCTTGTCGATTTTGGAAGGTTCCTTGGCAAAAATAAGTCTCATGTCCGCCAAATCTTTAGGAACTAAATCAACAATATGAACAGCGACTTTAGGCCTTAGGCCAAATTCGTCCTGGAGCTTTTCAACGATTTCCTTTGAATCCTCAACGGAATATCTTTTGAACCTTGCAAGGTGGTTCAATGTAAGGTTCTGTTCATAGTTCAATTCGTTGTCCTCAGAAAAGTCTTCAAGAACTTTTTTGACTTCAGCACCGGAAATCGGTTCGCTTTCGATAACTTCTTTTCCAATCATAGAAATCAGTTTTGTAATTTTAAGTGGTCAGGTCTTACTATTAACTCTTTTGCTTTGTTTCCATCTTTTAAAGCTACGATGTATGCTTTTCCTTTTTGACCAATGACTTTTCCGGTTTTACCGTGGAATCTAGGTGCAGGTTGGCCTTTTTGGATACTTGGGTTAATAGTAATGTGAACTAAATCTCCTTCTTCAAATCTTTGCATTCTGTTGGTAATCGGGTTGGTTCTGCCCGGTCTTTGTACCTTTGTCATTTTTTTTCTTGATCTGCTTTTTAATCCTCTTGATCTTTGCATGATATAACCTCTAATCAGTTCTGTCTGGGTATATAAATCTATGTTATCAGCTGCCTAGTATCAAAAAAGCCCATAAATACTAGTAACATAGGATGTGAAAATAACTATTACCATCAGTGATATGATAATATTATAATTTTAGTTTAATGGTATTAATATACTTTTAGTTTTTGGGTGTTTTGGTTGTGGAATTTTGGATTATTATTGAAATTCAAATTTCATCGGAGAGTCCGTGAAATCATGACTAAAAAAGAAGAAAAAATAGAGAATAAAAATCCTCTATTTGATTGTTATTGAACGTGTTTTTGTTTCTGCAAGATATTTGTAGTTGCCGGCATAACTGGTTTTTAGGGTGTAGGTTCCAGGTGCCAAATCAGGCAGTGTACGGGTTGCCACACCTTTAGTTATTTTGGCCTTGTATGTGCTTCCGTTGACTTCAAATTTCACGTTTCCAGGTGCATCTTCAGCCAGATTTGCAGTAAGGACGGTCTTGCCGTCCACTGTAGCTTTTGAAACGGACAGTTCCGGTGAAATCTTTGTCACTTCAAAGTTGGTCTTGATTGTTTGGGCATTGTAGCGGGCGGTTCCGGCATAGTAGATGTGCAGGCGATATTTTCCTGAGGCAAGGCTGGAAACTGAAGCTATTGCCAATCCGTTCTCGATGTGAATCTTGTCAGTCAGAATATTGTTTCCATTCTCATCAGAGACGGTGAACCAGATGTTCCCGTTGACATTGTTGACTTTGACCTTTATTGTAGGATCTGAGCCAACAGCACAATTGGAAACTTCCACAGAAGCTATTGGGGTTGCCTTAAGCATATTAATATTGAATGAGACTTCTTGAGCATCAAAATATGCGCTTCCGCCGTAGGTCACCTTAATCACATTCTCTCCAACATTCAAGATGCCCAACGGAATGTTTAATATTTCAGATTTTCCCTTTATGGCGAAAGCCTTATGGGATGCGCCGTTTACGGTTACATGGGCATTGCCTACAATGCGGTCACTATTCAAATAAATATCGAGTGATGTATCTTTAGCGTCATAGTTGATTTGCCTTGAGAAATTGTCAAATGAGTAATAATCATATGGGGAAAGATAAAGATAACTGATTGGTTTTGCCTTGACTACCTCAAAGTTAAGTGTTTCATTTTGAGCCTTATGATTAACGTTTTCGTCATAAATAACTTTAATATCATATGTTCCGGGTTTCATGATGCCTAACGAGAATGACATTTCGGAATGGCCGGTAGTATTTCTTATATAAGTTAAATTATTGATTTTAACTGTGATGGAACCGGGAACAGCTGTGTTTCTCAAGTATACATAAAGTCTGGATTGATTGTATGAGAATTGGATTTTGTCATTATTATGAATATATTTTTCTCGTTTGACACTAATGCTTCTTATCGAATCAACTTTGTTTACTTTTAATGTGGTTGTTACGTTTTGGGCTTTGTAGTCATTACTTCCCTGATAAGTGGCCCGGACTTCATATGTGCCAGAAGATAAATCGGAGAAATAAACTGATGATTCGGGTTTGACTTTTTTAGTTTTTCCGTTTACTGTGATGTTCACATAACCTGCACTGGCTTCACCATCAACAAAGACATAGGCTGACTCTCCATAATTTACATCCCTTGTTCTGATGGAATTGATTGCAGCAAGGGCTTGGCATTCGATGAAAGTGCAATTGGTATCAGTACCTTTACATATGGCTGCATTAGAATCTTTAGAAGAACAGTTCCTGAAAATGGAATCCTTGGCATTACCATTATAAATTGCACCGCCGGCATTAGTGGCATAACAATCTGCAAAGGAACAATTATAGGCACTACCTCCAGAAATAGCTCCGCCTCGATTATAAAAACCATTAGAAGCAGAACAATTTACAAAGGAACAGTTATAGGCACCTCCAGAACGAATAGCTCCACCGTAAGCACCAAAATTAGCGGAAGCAAAACAATTTACAAAGGAACAGTTATAGGCACTTCCATGTTGGATAGCACCACCAAAACTCTCATAGCCGCCGGAAGCAGAACAATCTAGAAAAGAACAGTCATGAGCACTGCCATTATATATAGCACCGCCAATAGTAGCAGAACAATCTACAAAAGAACAATTATAGGCATCACCATGATAAATAGCGCCGCCATAAGCATATTCACGATCACAAGAAGCGAAACAATCTTCAAAGGAACAATTATAAGCAGAACCTTCACAAATAGCGCCACCATAACCATATCCATAATTAAATCTGCCGACAGCAGAACAATCCACAAAGGAACAATTATAAGCAGAACCCTTATAGATAGCACCACCATAAGCAGTAGCACCGACTGTCCAGGAAGTACACTCTATGAAAGTGGAATTATAGGCGTTCCCATAAGCAATAGCGCCGCCATAAGCATTAACCCCATATTCATTACAGGAGATGGAACAACCTACAAAGGAACAATTATCAACAGTGCATTTATAGCTATTGCCGTAACCTACAACCGTTGTATTTTTATTATCTACAAATTTTATGTTTTTCAATGTAACCTTTTGGATAGTGGTAATGTAAAAAATGTTTGTAAGTGATTTTTTTCCATCTATTGTGTGTCCCTGTCCGTCAATGGTTATGGATTTAGTGATGCGAACAACAGAGTCTTGCTTGTCGTTTGAATAATCCTTCTGCAACTTCAATGTTTTCCCGCTTTCTGTATTGTCCACCAAGCTCTGAAGTTCATCAAAGTCACCAGGTGACGCCTCAAGTCCGTCAGTATCTAAAGCATCAACGCTCAAAACGTCATCTGATGCATCCGTAATGTTGTTGTCGGCCGCATTTGCAGCCCCCATTGTTAAAATGGCCAGCAAAAATAAACCGGCTATCAACAGCTTATCAAATTTCAAGATAATCGCCCCAACAATTGAAAAATTAAATTATAATTAATTTATTATCAAAAGAGACATATATAGTTAATTTACAGAAAATTTTTGGCATTGTTAAAAAATGATATGTAAAACATAAAAAGCGTTTATATGATATTCTCATTTTTTTGAATTTCAGAAATATATATTTTTAAAAAATATAATGATTATTTTACACCTAAAAACAGGATATGATGTGGAATTTGTGATTGAAAGAGAAAACTCGTTTTAAAAGCAAACTTTTCATGCAAAACAGGTTCAATTGAAAAAAATCAGAGAATTTTTAAAAATTAAAAAATAGAGAGGTAAGTCTCTATTTTTTTTTTAATCAAGGAAGGACAATAACCGGCAGCGCATGTTATATAATTTTCTAGGGCAATATACTCGTAATGAGTATTGGATAATTAAACTTTATCAATGTTTTTGGAGTATTATAGGATAAATCCTAATAAAGAAGTGTTATTTTGAAATTTAATAAAAACGGGAGTATAAAAGTATGAGCGATCAGGAACTCATACTTTTTTTGGGTTTATTTTGCTGTCCGTGTTTTCATGTCTTCTTTGATTTAATTTTTAATGAAGTAGTCAAGCTGTATCAACTTTCTACTTAATTATTCATATGAACGGGCTCATATATAAAGTTTTTCGCATGTAAGTGCTTACTTGCATCTTAAAACATGTTTAAAAGAAGTATTGGGATTTATAGATTGTTTAATGGTGAATATTGGTTAATTGGACAGTTATAATCAAAATATTAAAAAAAGAAGAAAAAAATAGAGAAGTTGAATCTCTATTTTAGATAGTTATGTCTTTTGATATTACTCTTACGGAGTATTTGTCATTTCCAGTGTATTTTACTATAATATTATGTGTGCCAGGTATTACACCATCTATGGTTGCAGTAGCTACTCCATTTGTAATGTTAACAAAGTACGCAGTTCCTTCGTAGGTTATTCTCATTACACCTTCCACATCAGGATTTATTTTAGCAGTTATTACTGTTTTTCCGTTCACTGCTTTTGCAGACACTGACATTGGTGCTGGAATAATTTTATTCACGGAAAAACTAGTAGTCCTGGTTTCTGCATTGTATTTGTAGTTTCCAGCATATTTTGCAGTAACATTGTATGTTCCAACCTTTAAACCTGAGATGGTGATTGTTGCAACACCATTTTTGATTGGGGTTTTGTATGTTTCTCCGTTCACAATGATGTGGACGTTTCCTGATGCATCACCAGCTAGATTGACTGTAATAGTTTTAACCCCGAATTCGACATGGGTTGTAGTCACTTTAAGTCCAGGTGATGATTTGGATACTGTAAATGTTTTTGAAACTGTTTCTGCATTGTATTTGTAGTTTCCAGCATATTTTGCAGTAACATTGTATGTTCCAGCCTTTAAACCTGAGATGGTGATTGTTGCAACACCATTTTTGATTGGGGTTTTGTATGTTTCTCCGTTCACAATGATGTGGACATTTCCTGGTGCATCGTTGGCTAAATTGACTCTAATATCAGTAGTTCTACCAACAAGGGTGTCCCAAGCCATAACGCTCATTTCAGGAGATGATTTGGATACTGTAAATGTTTTTGAAACTGTTTCTGCATTGTATTTGTAGTTGCCGGCGTATTTTAATGTAACACTGTATGTTCCGGCCTTTAAATTATTAATATCCACATAAGCGGCGCCGTTTTCGATTGCAACTTTGTAGGTGTTGTCTCCGATTATGAATCTGACAAATCCTGTCGCATCCTTAGCTAGGGTGGCTGTGATTCTTTCTGTTTCACCCACTGCAATATTATTTGTTTCAAGTTGCATTCCCTGTTTGAATTTGCCTACATGGAATGTGTCTGTCATTGTTTCTGCAGTGTGGTATGCATTACCTCCGTATGTTGCTGTAACGGTATATGCTCCGTCAGCCAAGTTTGGCACATCAACGGATACTGCACCTGATTTGATTTGCAGACGGTAGGTTTCGCCGTTAATGGTAATTCTAACATATCCTGTTGCTTTTTTAGACATTGTTACTTTAACGTTTGCTGTTTCACCGGTTTTTGCAAAATTGTTTGCAAGTGTTAACTGTGGAGATCTCTTATTGACAACAAGACTGACATTCAACGGATTAGCACCAACACAACTTAATTCGAGCATATAATTTCCAGGGGCAGCATCGATAGGCAAATCGGAACCTGAAATGGTTGAAAATGAATTGGTCAATTTATTGTCTTTGTAGATTTTAACATTGACTGGCACATAAACGTTTATTCCATTGGATTGGGTTTTTATTTGTAGTTTTCCTCCTTCTCCATAATTTACTGTTAAATTTGAACAGGATAATGTTATTGGAATAAAAGTACAGTTTCTATAGTCTCCGTCGATATAAATGCCTCTTTCGGTTGTGCAGTTTATGAATGCGGAATCATATGCATTTCCCTTCTTAATAATTGCGGCATTTCTCATTTCACAAATGCACTCGACAAAGGTGCAGGAGTATGCATCGCCCATGCAAATTGCAGCACCTTCATAAGAATAGCATTTCTCAAAGTAACAGTTATAAGCGTCACCGCTTTCAATGGCTCCACCGGATGACCCTCCAGCTCCGTCAACCACATAGCATCCTATAAATGAGGATTCATAAGCGTTTCCTCCGTAAATGGCTCCACCATATTCAGACCGGCAATTCACAAAGGAACAATTACGGGCGTCACCTTGGATAGCTCCACCACAGCCTGCTGTCCAAATAGCAAAAGCTCTACATTCTTCAAAAGTGGAATTGTATGCATCACCTATAATTGCGCCCCCACCTACGGAATAGCATTCAATAAATGAGCAGTCATAGGCATTACCATTATATATTGCTCCACCAAAGCCATCGCAATCAGGTTCCCATCCGTCATAATAGGAGTATTTGGCATAACAGTTTATAAAATTACAATTGTATGCATCACCATTGTATATTGCCCCACCTTTACAGATATGATGGTCGCTTTTATAATATTG from Methanobrevibacter sp. YE315 encodes:
- the dapF gene encoding diaminopimelate epimerase encodes the protein MVDLKGLKFSKMHGIGNDFPIIDESKGEVIPEADKPEACRMLCHRNFGVGGDGVLFVEPSEVADIGYRMFNPDGSEAEMCGNGIRCFGDFVYRKGILKQEKMTVETRAGIKTIEITLEDDEPVLFKVDMGLSTFKTPEIPMTADVDEFLDGELEVLDTTFKLTAISVGNPHAIIFVDDVDEVDINKYGPAIEAHEVFPEKINVHFVEVISKKEGRMITWERGAGVTLACGTGATSTAISGYKLGLFDSDILLHLPGGDLKFNVYEKEDALGAFMEGPAELVFDGEF
- a CDS encoding 50S ribosomal protein L21e, translated to MQRSRGLKSRSRKKMTKVQRPGRTNPITNRMQRFEEGDLVHITINPSIQKGQPAPRFHGKTGKVIGQKGKAYIVALKDGNKAKELIVRPDHLKLQN
- a CDS encoding zinc ribbon domain-containing protein, with protein sequence MGKIFCTECGEELDDSVMFCSKCGNPIESDKSNNTKQNVSANTDNTVNNLLNNLLNEPKILILLAAVILLIIGVFALMSGGGDLVDVSEVIFETGIHYGDTPFGGAIESAATQYADEQQEKIFKETGKVLTEKEYKELEDKYIQEHGGATNSGGGSYVSAVAFKIIPKETISGVNAFKLNNLKVTYENGATEDFDTITFNNKNTYFENKEYGFHYKFYTDEDVRGQNVHISADIVVDTLNQQNKVIGHLDYDTIADAWSATYA
- a CDS encoding Ig-like domain-containing protein, which codes for MKFDKLLIAGLFLLAILTMGAANAADNNITDASDDVLSVDALDTDGLEASPGDFDELQSLVDNTESGKTLKLQKDYSNDKQDSVVRITKSITIDGQGHTIDGKKSLTNIFYITTIQKVTLKNIKFVDNKNTTVVGYGNSYKCTVDNCSFVGCSISCNEYGVNAYGGAIAYGNAYNSTFIECTSWTVGATAYGGAIYKGSAYNCSFVDCSAVGRFNYGYGYGGAICEGSAYNCSFEDCFASCDREYAYGGAIYHGDAYNCSFVDCSATIGGAIYNGSAHDCSFLDCSASGGYESFGGAIQHGSAYNCSFVNCFASANFGAYGGAIRSGGAYNCSFVNCSASNGFYNRGGAISGGSAYNCSFADCYATNAGGAIYNGNAKDSIFRNCSSKDSNAAICKGTDTNCTFIECQALAAINSIRTRDVNYGESAYVFVDGEASAGYVNITVNGKTKKVKPESSVYFSDLSSGTYEVRATYQGSNDYKAQNVTTTLKVNKVDSIRSISVKREKYIHNNDKIQFSYNQSRLYVYLRNTAVPGSITVKINNLTYIRNTTGHSEMSFSLGIMKPGTYDIKVIYDENVNHKAQNETLNFEVVKAKPISYLYLSPYDYYSFDNFSRQINYDAKDTSLDIYLNSDRIVGNAHVTVNGASHKAFAIKGKSEILNIPLGILNVGENVIKVTYGGSAYFDAQEVSFNINMLKATPIASVEVSNCAVGSDPTIKVKVNNVNGNIWFTVSDENGNNILTDKIHIENGLAIASVSSLASGKYRLHIYYAGTARYNAQTIKTNFEVTKISPELSVSKATVDGKTVLTANLAEDAPGNVKFEVNGSTYKAKITKGVATRTLPDLAPGTYTLKTSYAGNYKYLAETKTRSITIK
- the rsmA gene encoding 16S rRNA (adenine(1518)-N(6)/adenine(1519)-N(6))-dimethyltransferase RsmA → MTGGTSQSLSKITKSILNQYGIKLNKNLGQNYLIDKNKRDQIIGFGNINKDDVVLEIGTGIGTLTIEIAKRAKKVIAIEQDRGISDILAQRLKDEKIDNVELINDDALKVEFPKFNKIVSNLPYQISSPITFKFLDYDFDLAVLMYQKEFADRMNGEVSTKNYSRLSAMLYFKCDVLKLTDVSAESFLPKPEVDSTVVCLKPKETRIPEEDFNFYSKITKALFQHRNKKIRNALIDSRHVFCSLDKKEMKKRLNSIEDERLEDYLKKRVVMLTPEEILFLSKEINEILRE
- a CDS encoding DUF655 domain-containing protein, which gives rise to MDNRRKRENKPAVKKEEYAVVLDYLSRGYVKSDMSKFGGKPIAQAIGTEQFTLLELAPKNGVDLEIQDTVYIGRGKRDKIYRVLGKLDYENLTATSRIELDYAIRDIVEANEDKYVEFFNKTEALSTRLHSLELIPGIGKKYMWDIIKAREEKPFESFEDISERLPTLADPAGMIVNRVKQELDTTTPRRGKNKYYIFTQPPRRPKNTR
- a CDS encoding RNA polymerase Rpb4 family protein translates to MIGKEVIESEPISGAEVKKVLEDFSEDNELNYEQNLTLNHLARFKRYSVEDSKEIVEKLQDEFGLRPKVAVHIVDLVPKDLADMRLIFAKEPSKIDKEDMEKILEFLEQYDVEE
- a CDS encoding Ig-like domain-containing protein, yielding MKFNMIILVSILLLIFTLGAVSAADANITDTTDEVLTAEPTDELEVSEGDFGELSSLVSGTSSGKTLTLDKDYINSQSSNRVTISKAITIDGQGHTIDANGKSNIFHVNNAKVTLKNINFKNSFTKNYSAVYGTCTIINCTFTDCTSEKDGGAIYNGTAYDSTFTNCNAYRYENERQYYKSDHHICKGGAIYNGDAYNCNFINCYAKYSYYDGWEPDCDGFGGAIYNGNAYDCSFIECYSVGGGAIIGDAYNSTFEECRAFAIWTAGCGGAIQGDARNCSFVNCRSEYGGAIYGGNAYESSFIGCYVVDGAGGSSGGAIESGDAYNCYFEKCYSYEGAAICMGDAYSCTFVECICEMRNAAIIKKGNAYDSAFINCTTERGIYIDGDYRNCTFIPITLSCSNLTVNYGEGGKLQIKTQSNGINVYVPVNVKIYKDNKLTNSFSTISGSDLPIDAAPGNYMLELSCVGANPLNVSLVVNKRSPQLTLANNFAKTGETANVKVTMSKKATGYVRITINGETYRLQIKSGAVSVDVPNLADGAYTVTATYGGNAYHTAETMTDTFHVGKFKQGMQLETNNIAVGETERITATLAKDATGFVRFIIGDNTYKVAIENGAAYVDINNLKAGTYSVTLKYAGNYKYNAETVSKTFTVSKSSPEMSVMAWDTLVGRTTDIRVNLANDAPGNVHIIVNGETYKTPIKNGVATITISGLKAGTYNVTAKYAGNYKYNAETVSKTFTVSKSSPGLKVTTTHVEFGVKTITVNLAGDASGNVHIIVNGETYKTPIKNGVATITISGLKVGTYNVTAKYAGNYKYNAETRTTSFSVNKIIPAPMSVSAKAVNGKTVITAKINPDVEGVMRITYEGTAYFVNITNGVATATIDGVIPGTHNIIVKYTGNDKYSVRVISKDITI
- a CDS encoding HemK2/MTQ2 family protein methyltransferase; its protein translation is MADFIINTDDNVYVPAEDSYLLADNLQIKEGQSVLEIGTGSGIVAMYASRLTDRITVTDINFDACLLCEKNFKANSIENIEILFGNLFEPVKNRKFDVILFNTPYLPTEDDEVLDDTINYAFDGGLNGRKVIDLFLNEVGNHLNDGGIVQLIQSSLSGNDETLEMLDRLGFIAEIAASEHFFFEDITLINAYKI